The window TCGCCACCGGCGGCGAGCGCGAGGCCCGGTCGTTCACCGCCGGCGAGGTCCACCGCCACGACGCGGGCGTTCACTCGGTCGCGAACGAGAGCGAGGCCCCGGGCGCGTTCGTCGTCTTCGAGCGGCGCGGCGCACTTCCCGAAGCCGAGGCTGAGGGCGACACCGAGCTACCCGACGTGGGCGAGGGCGTCACGGACGAAATCCTCTTCGACGACGACTTCGCCGAAGTCCACCGCGTCACCCTCCAGCCGGGGGCCTCGCTCCCGCCGCACCAGGGCTTCGCCCGCGCCGTCTACGCGCTCAGCGGCTACACCGTCGAGTTCACGGGCCCGGACGGGACGCGCGAGCAGCGGTTCGAGGCTGGCGAGGCCCACACCCACGGTCCCGGCGACCACACCGTCGAGAACGCAGGGGACACGGTCGCCGAGTTTCTCGTGGTCGAGTTCAAGCGGTGAGCCCATGAGCCTCCGCCCGGACCAGATCCCCTGGCGCTGGCTCCTCGCCGCCGGCGCGGCGCTCGCGCTGCTGACGTGGAGCCCTGTGCGCGAGCACGCGCTGCCGCCGGACACGCCGTGGCACCTGCTGATGCAGGCTGAGGGCCTGGACGGCCCGTCGCCGGTACTGCCTGACACGCTGCGCCGGCTCGACGCTCAGCCGATCCGGCTCACGGGATTCATGTACCCGCTGGAGCAGCGCCGGGACCACCGCCGGTTCCTGCTCTCCCCCCACCCCGCCGGCTGCGCCTTTCACGTCCCGAGCGGCGCGCCGGGCAGCCCGGCCTCGACGGTCGAGGTGTTCGCCGATGAGCCCGTCCGGTTCACGTACGACCCCGTCGCCGTCCGGGGCACCTTCGCGCTGGCTGCCGGGGCCTCGGGCGGCGTGCGCTACCAGCTCCTCGGTGCCCGCCTGGAGGACCCGCCATGACCCGGCTCGGCCCCGCGGCGCTGCTCGCGCTCGCGCTCTCCATTCCGGGCGCTGCGCAGACCGCGCGCCCCGCTGAGGACGAGCGCCCTACCGCCCGTGCGGTTCGGGTGGCCGACGGGTCCATCCGTCTCGACGGCCGGCTCGACGAGCCGGCCTGGGCGAGCGTTCCGGTCGCAGGCCGGTTCCGCCAGGTGGAACCCGACGCCGGCGCGGCGGCCGGCCTCGCCACCGAGGTCCGCGTTGCCTTCGACGGCCGAGCGCTCTACCTCGGAGCCGTCCTGCGCGACACGGTGGGCACGCGAGACCTCCGCGTCCGCGACCTCCGCCGCGACTTCGACTACTTCGACAACGACCACTTCTCGGTCGTGCTCGACCCGTTCGGCGACCGCCGCAACGCGGTCGTCTTTGAGGTCTCCCCCTACGGCGCGCTCCGCGACCTCCAGGCCCGTGACGGCGTGGACCAGAACCTCGACTGGGACGGCGTCTGGAATGCCCGCACCACCCGCACCGGCGCGGGCTGGGTGGCGGAGATCGAGATTCCGTGGGCGACCCTGCGCTACCCCGGCGCGGCCGGCGCGCAGGCGTGGGGGCTTCAGCTCTCGCGCAACCTCCGCCGGAGCCGCGAACTCCACGCGTGGAGCCCGTGGCCCCGCCAGTTCACCCCGTACCACCTCGCCTACGCGGGGACCCTCACCGGCGTCGAGCCGCCGCCGCCCGGCCGCAACCTCCGCGTCCAGCCCTACGTGCTCGGCGAGACGGACCGAGCCGGCGACGACCCGCTCTTGGACGACGCGGGCGCACAGCTCGGCGGCGACCTCAAGTGGGCCGTGACGCCGCAGACCGTCCTCGACCTCACCGTCAACACCGACTTCGCCCAGGCCGACGCCGACCAGCAGGTCGTGAACCTCTCGCGGTTCTCCGTCTTCTTTCCCGAGCGCCGGGCGTTCTTTCTCGAAAGCGCGGACGTGTTCGACGTCGGGTACAGCCTCTTCACCCCGTTCTACTCCCGCCGGATCGGGCTCGACGCCGGGCGTCCGGTCGGGATTGACGGCGGCGCGCGGCTCGTGTCGAGCGGGTCGTGGGGGCAGGCCGGCGCGCTCGGGGTCCGCCAGCGCTCCGCCGAAGGGATTCCGGCGGCGTGGTTCGGCGTCGGGCGCGCGAGCCTGAACGTCGGGGCCGAGAACCGGGTCGGCGGGATGCTCGTGACGCGGCATGACGAGGCGCTCGGCGAGGGGCCGGCGTTCTAGGGCGTGCCGGGCCGGACCAACACCGTCGCCGCGCTCGACGGCTACGCCCGGATCGGCCGGACGGCCGCGGTGACCGGGTTTGTCTCGGCCTCGGCGACGAGCGGGGACGGGGGCGAAGGGTTTGCCCACTACCTCTGGGCGCGCAACGAGGCGAGCTGGGGCTACGTCGGGTTCATCCAGGACCTCGCAACGGCCGACTACGAGGCGGCGACGGGGTTCATCTTCCGCCGCGACATCCTGCTCAACAGCCCCGCCGTCACGCTCGACCTCAGGCCCGGCTGGCTCCCGGCCTCGGTCCGCGCGCTCGCCCCGTCGGTCTCTTCGTTCGTCTACCACCGTCCGAGCGACGGTGCCTTCCTCCAGGCCGACCTCCGCGTGACGCCGATCTCCGTCGCCTTCCAGAGCGGGGCACGGGCGACCGCTTCGGTGCGCCCCTCCTGGCAGGAGCTCGACGCCGGGGAGGCCGCTTTCTTCCGACCCCTCGGGGCCGAACTGGCAGCCGGGTCCTACCGGTACGTCCAGTTCAGCGGGGCCCTCTCGTCGGACCCTTCGCGCCGCCTCACCGGGTCGGTTTCGGCCTCGACCGGCGGCTACTTCGACGGCCGCC of the Bacteroidota bacterium genome contains:
- a CDS encoding DUF3299 domain-containing protein, which produces MSLRPDQIPWRWLLAAGAALALLTWSPVREHALPPDTPWHLLMQAEGLDGPSPVLPDTLRRLDAQPIRLTGFMYPLEQRRDHRRFLLSPHPAGCAFHVPSGAPGSPASTVEVFADEPVRFTYDPVAVRGTFALAAGASGGVRYQLLGARLEDPP
- a CDS encoding DUF5916 domain-containing protein, which translates into the protein MTRLGPAALLALALSIPGAAQTARPAEDERPTARAVRVADGSIRLDGRLDEPAWASVPVAGRFRQVEPDAGAAAGLATEVRVAFDGRALYLGAVLRDTVGTRDLRVRDLRRDFDYFDNDHFSVVLDPFGDRRNAVVFEVSPYGALRDLQARDGVDQNLDWDGVWNARTTRTGAGWVAEIEIPWATLRYPGAAGAQAWGLQLSRNLRRSRELHAWSPWPRQFTPYHLAYAGTLTGVEPPPPGRNLRVQPYVLGETDRAGDDPLLDDAGAQLGGDLKWAVTPQTVLDLTVNTDFAQADADQQVVNLSRFSVFFPERRAFFLESADVFDVGYSLFTPFYSRRIGLDAGRPVGIDGGARLVSSGSWGQAGALGVRQRSAEGIPAAWFGVGRASLNVGAENRVGGMLVTRHDEALGEGPAF